The proteins below are encoded in one region of Bacillus vallismortis:
- the hisA gene encoding 1-(5-phosphoribosyl)-5-[(5-phosphoribosylamino)methylideneamino]imidazole-4-carboxamide isomerase — MSTFTLYPAIDMRNGKCVRLVQGDYNKETIYGDSPYDMAALFASEGAEWIHLVDLDGAKEGKRVNDRHVIEIAQKLNLKVEIGGGIRSENDVYEYLSAGVDRVILGSSAVSNPPFVKKMLKQYGGNIAIGLDARNGFVSTEGWLETSTLKAAELGKELANEGAEVFIFTDIATDGMLSGPNIESTVELAKETGKSVIASGGVSSVEDLEALARYQEDGVSGAIIGKALYTNQFTLSEAFERMKRK, encoded by the coding sequence ATGAGTACTTTTACATTATATCCGGCAATTGATATGAGAAACGGCAAATGTGTCCGTCTCGTCCAAGGAGATTATAATAAGGAAACCATTTACGGCGATTCACCGTACGATATGGCCGCGTTATTTGCGAGTGAGGGTGCCGAATGGATCCACCTCGTTGATCTCGACGGAGCCAAAGAAGGGAAAAGAGTGAATGACCGCCATGTGATTGAGATTGCGCAAAAGCTGAACCTGAAAGTCGAAATCGGCGGCGGAATTCGATCTGAAAATGACGTCTATGAATATTTATCGGCAGGAGTCGATCGAGTGATCCTGGGAAGCTCAGCTGTTTCTAACCCTCCGTTTGTCAAAAAAATGCTGAAACAATATGGCGGAAACATCGCAATCGGCCTGGATGCGAGAAACGGTTTTGTTTCAACTGAAGGATGGCTGGAAACATCAACCCTTAAAGCAGCTGAACTCGGCAAAGAGCTTGCCAATGAAGGAGCGGAGGTCTTTATTTTTACTGACATCGCGACAGACGGGATGCTGTCAGGCCCCAATATTGAAAGCACGGTCGAGCTTGCGAAGGAAACGGGGAAATCGGTGATTGCTTCCGGCGGCGTCAGCTCCGTCGAGGATCTCGAAGCCCTCGCCCGCTACCAGGAGGACGGCGTCTCTGGAGCGATCATCGGAAAAGCGCTGTATACCAATCAGTTTACACTCAGCGAGGCGTTTGAAAGGATGAAGCGCAAATGA